In one Myxocyprinus asiaticus isolate MX2 ecotype Aquarium Trade chromosome 1, UBuf_Myxa_2, whole genome shotgun sequence genomic region, the following are encoded:
- the LOC127446872 gene encoding tumor necrosis factor ligand superfamily member 12-like — MQRILPRRRTRTLRLVWALMAVLALSLAVCSAVFTVWTLRQTRDLSRSFKTLQERLEQVNMQRKAIFQLILEKRELLESQRFRRDVGGRKGSGRKVASHFEITKDSAKNVGNEGVIKGWTEEQLNMSRAVHYNPDTGTFKVERSGVYFLYCQVHFNENQSQYVKLEVSVPKGPLLQCMEGYGTTPASGSHKFHFLKPCQVSGLLRLNKGAELKAVTGGSFSLQVSGKHYFGLFKVN; from the exons ATGCAGCGAATTCTTCCGAGGAGACGCACCCGCACATTGCGCTTGGTCTGGGCGCTCATGGCCGTGCTCGCGCTGTCCCTCGCCGTGTGCAGTGCCGTATTTACAGTGTGGACATTGCGACAAACGCGGGACCTGTCCAGGTCTTTCAAAACTCTGCAAGAGCGCTTAGAGCAG GTGAATATGCAGCGTAAGGCCATCTTCCAGCTCATCCTGGAAAAACGTGAACTGCTGGAGAGTCAGAGGTTCCGCAGAGATG TGGGAGGGAGAAAAGGAAGTGGACGCAAAGTGGCCTCTCATTTTGAGA TAACCAAAGATTCTGCCAAAAATG TGGGGAATGAGGGAGTCATTAAAGGATGGACTGAGGAGCAGCTGAATATGAGCAGAGCAGTGCATTACAATCCAGACACCGGCACCTTCAAAGTGGAGCGCAGCGGCGTCTACTTCCTTTACTGTCAA GTACACTTCAACGAGAACCAGAGTCAGTATGTGAAGCTTGAGGTGTCCGTTCCTAAAGGCCCCTTGCTCCAGTGCATGGAGGGGTACGGAACCACACCAGCATCTGGCTCACACAAGTTTCACTTCCTAAAGCCTTGCCAGGTCTCCGGCCTTCTACGCCTGAACAAGGGTGCTGAGCTTAAGGCCGTCACCGGAGGTTCCTTCAGTCTGCAGGTGTCAGGCAAACACTACTTTGGCCTCTTCAAAGTTAACTAG
- the LOC127446848 gene encoding thialysine N-epsilon-acetyltransferase-like isoform X3, producing the protein MDFTIRAATLEDCKDISRMILELAEHEKVSDQIKITQRDLEQDGFSKNPFFHGIIAEVPEHLKSKNGHTKIGYSLYFYTYSSWKGRAVYMEDLYVMPEFRGKGIGKALMAKVAQLGLAAGCTQLNFTVLDWNKSSLDFYLKQGCWDVTSDLGYHCMRCEGDALEHLAQGDL; encoded by the exons ATGGATTTTACAATACGGGCCGCCACGCTTGAGGACTGTAAGGACATCTCGCGGATGATTCTG GAACTGGCTGAGCATGAGAAAGTTTCAGACCAGATCAAGATTACACAAAGAG ATCTGGAGCAGGATGGCTTCTCCAAAAACCCTTTTTTCCATGGGATTATTGCTGAAGTACCAGAGCACCTTAAATCCAAAAATG GTCATACCAAGATCGGTTACTCTCTGTATTTCTACACGTACAGCTCATGGAAAGGCCGGGCGGTGTACATGGAGGATCTGTATGTGATGCCAGAGTTCAGAg GGAAAGGCATTGGGAAGGCTCTAATGGCCAAAGTTGCCCAG CTTGGTCTGGCTGCTGGTTGCACTCAGTTGAATTTCACTGTGTTGGACTGGAACAAGTCATCACTTGACTTCTACCTGAAGCAGGGCTGCTGGGATGTGACCTCTGACCTCGGCTATCACTGCATGCGTTGTGAGGGTGATGCCCTTGAACATTTGGCCCAGGGAGATCTTTAA
- the LOC127446848 gene encoding thialysine N-epsilon-acetyltransferase-like isoform X1, with the protein MDFTIRAATLEDCKDISRMILEGGGMPCPGVLATAICQGRSRGHPLGDGGVAASRRESEEPLPSARKGRSRSVHQGSEDSLPYGRGGAAVVCQRAEEWLRTRQQRVRGSAELAEHEKVSDQIKITQRDLEQDGFSKNPFFHGIIAEVPEHLKSKNGHTKIGYSLYFYTYSSWKGRAVYMEDLYVMPEFRGKGIGKALMAKVAQLGLAAGCTQLNFTVLDWNKSSLDFYLKQGCWDVTSDLGYHCMRCEGDALEHLAQGDL; encoded by the exons ATGGATTTTACAATACGGGCCGCCACGCTTGAGGACTGTAAGGACATCTCGCGGATGATTCTG gaaggaggagggatgccctgtcctggagtcctcgccactgccatctgccaggggaggagccgcggccatccgctgggggacggaggagtcgctgccagccgccgggaatcggaggaaccgctgccatctgccaggaaggggaggagccgttccgtccaccaggggtcggaggactcgctgccgtatGGCCGGGGTggagcggctgtcgtctgccagagggcggaggagtggctgaggaccaggcaacaGCGTGTCCGGGGATCAGcg GAACTGGCTGAGCATGAGAAAGTTTCAGACCAGATCAAGATTACACAAAGAG ATCTGGAGCAGGATGGCTTCTCCAAAAACCCTTTTTTCCATGGGATTATTGCTGAAGTACCAGAGCACCTTAAATCCAAAAATG GTCATACCAAGATCGGTTACTCTCTGTATTTCTACACGTACAGCTCATGGAAAGGCCGGGCGGTGTACATGGAGGATCTGTATGTGATGCCAGAGTTCAGAg GGAAAGGCATTGGGAAGGCTCTAATGGCCAAAGTTGCCCAG CTTGGTCTGGCTGCTGGTTGCACTCAGTTGAATTTCACTGTGTTGGACTGGAACAAGTCATCACTTGACTTCTACCTGAAGCAGGGCTGCTGGGATGTGACCTCTGACCTCGGCTATCACTGCATGCGTTGTGAGGGTGATGCCCTTGAACATTTGGCCCAGGGAGATCTTTAA
- the LOC127446848 gene encoding thialysine N-epsilon-acetyltransferase-like isoform X2, with amino-acid sequence MPCPGVLATAICQGRSRGHPLGDGGVAASRRESEEPLPSARKGRSRSVHQGSEDSLPYGRGGAAVVCQRAEEWLRTRQQRVRGSAELAEHEKVSDQIKITQRDLEQDGFSKNPFFHGIIAEVPEHLKSKNGHTKIGYSLYFYTYSSWKGRAVYMEDLYVMPEFRGKGIGKALMAKVAQLGLAAGCTQLNFTVLDWNKSSLDFYLKQGCWDVTSDLGYHCMRCEGDALEHLAQGDL; translated from the exons atgccctgtcctggagtcctcgccactgccatctgccaggggaggagccgcggccatccgctgggggacggaggagtcgctgccagccgccgggaatcggaggaaccgctgccatctgccaggaaggggaggagccgttccgtccaccaggggtcggaggactcgctgccgtatGGCCGGGGTggagcggctgtcgtctgccagagggcggaggagtggctgaggaccaggcaacaGCGTGTCCGGGGATCAGcg GAACTGGCTGAGCATGAGAAAGTTTCAGACCAGATCAAGATTACACAAAGAG ATCTGGAGCAGGATGGCTTCTCCAAAAACCCTTTTTTCCATGGGATTATTGCTGAAGTACCAGAGCACCTTAAATCCAAAAATG GTCATACCAAGATCGGTTACTCTCTGTATTTCTACACGTACAGCTCATGGAAAGGCCGGGCGGTGTACATGGAGGATCTGTATGTGATGCCAGAGTTCAGAg GGAAAGGCATTGGGAAGGCTCTAATGGCCAAAGTTGCCCAG CTTGGTCTGGCTGCTGGTTGCACTCAGTTGAATTTCACTGTGTTGGACTGGAACAAGTCATCACTTGACTTCTACCTGAAGCAGGGCTGCTGGGATGTGACCTCTGACCTCGGCTATCACTGCATGCGTTGTGAGGGTGATGCCCTTGAACATTTGGCCCAGGGAGATCTTTAA